In Ipomoea triloba cultivar NCNSP0323 chromosome 15, ASM357664v1, one genomic interval encodes:
- the LOC116005796 gene encoding uncharacterized protein LOC116005796, which translates to MGPAAREQLIERITSNNTYWYTEGDDIPKREKTAGMFEVEEKMAIQAQLDTIQHMLKQIVQGPTQSVQAVAQPPLFPQNPYVPNPYSMPQVPLVACCAICGGNHAAQTCHLLNSGNRVTQPNVEQVDLIGYSRPQGQGQGYGNYQQQGRYQFVPSWNNQGNQVRNNPPGFQGNQGNRGGNQGTQWRNNQNNQNPNQGQFQQGNQNFGNTQGQGFSRPFQDPDMQTLMNTMIAQMSKLQATVESQQAALSTQQNAFISQQAALSSQQALIESLTGQQQGGGNQFSNQASSSNGRLPASIENPRHQVNAVITRSGLALKDPPFPSNDPVLEKTDKKDEGIQVEDGPDESGEEPVIQRDSAKGKAHVPDESAPSKKHERKNKKVDDSVIPCNLLPYPQRLWKSPCNLLPYPQRLWKSKESDRESKFRLWKSKESDRESKFYKMLDKLEISMPFVEAITQIPSYKKFLKNILGNKKKPKKSAVVDLSEGDLTCAVLQHKLHPKLKDPGSFAIPCIIGGFVVGGALCDLGASVSLMPYSLCKRLNLGTPKPTSMTLQMADRSIKRPVGVLEDVPVMIDQYFIPGDFVVLDIEEDAKVPIILGRPFLATAGALIDVRRGKLVMEVAENKIEFDIFKMAKHQPSYVDECYLIEGLGECTDESRKIELGD; encoded by the coding sequence ATGGGACCGGCAGCTAGAGAGCAGTTGATTGAGAGGATCACCTCTAACAATACTTACTGGTACACTGAGGGGGATGATATACCCAAGAGAGAGAAGACAGCTGGGATGTTCGAAGTTGAAGAAAAGATGGCAATACAGGCTCAGCTGGATACCATACAACACATGCTAAAGCAGATAGTACAGGGCCCTACTCAGAGTGTCCAGGCAGTTGCTCAGCCTCCACTGTTTCCACAGAATCCTTATGTTCCTAACCCCTATTCTATGCCACAGGTACCTCTTGTAGCCTGTTGTGcaatttgtggtggaaatcatgCAGCTCAAACATGTCATCTGTTAAACTCCGGTAACCGAGTCACTCAACCTAATGTGGAGCAAGTtgatctcattggttattctagaccACAAGGCCAGGGGCAAGGTTATGGGAACTATCAGCAGCAAGGAAGATATCAGTttgttccctcttggaacaatcaaGGCAATCAAGTGAGGAACAATCCACCGGGTTTTCAAGGCAATCAAGGGAACAGAGGTGGCAACCAAGGAACTCAGTGGAGAAATAATCAGAATAATCAGAATCCCAATCAAGGGCAGTTCCAGCAAGGGAATCAGAATTTTGGGAACACTCAAGGTCAAGGTTTCTCTAGACCATTTCAGGATCCTGATATGCAGACTCTCATGAACACCATGATAGCTCAGATGAGCAAATTACAGGCAACCGTAGAGTCTCAGCAAGCTGCCCTTAGCACTCAGCAAAATGCTTTTATCTCTCAGCAAGCTGCTCTCAGCTCTCAACAAGCACTGATAGAGAGCCTCACAGGGCAACAGCAAGGTGGTGGTAATCAGTTTTCTAATCAAGCCTCATCTTCGAATGGTAGACTGCCAGCAAGTATAGAAAATCCAAGGCACCAAGTGAATGCAGTCATCACTAGGAGCGGATTAGCATTGAAGGATcctccatttccttcaaatgaTCCAGTGCTTGAGAAAACTGATAAGAAGGATGAGGGCATTCAAGTTGAGGATGGCCCTGATGAGAGTGGGGAGGAGCCTGTGATTCAGAGAGATAGTGCTAAAGGAAAAGCCCATGTGCCAGATGAGAGTGCTCCAAGTAAGAAgcatgaaaggaagaacaagaaggtAGATGACTCGGTTATACCTTGCAACCTGTTACCATATCCACAGAGGTTGTGGAAATCACCTTGCAACCTGTTACCATATCCACAGAGGTTGTGGAAATCAAAGGAGTCTGATAGAGAGAGCAAGTTCAGGTTGTGGAAATCAAAGGAGTCTGATAGAGAGAGCAAGTTCTATAAGATGTTAGATAAGCTGGAgatctccatgccttttgttgaagcaATCACTCAGATTCCATCGTACAAGAAGTTTCTGAAGAATATTTTAGGCAATAAGAAAAAGCCAAAGAAGAGTGCGGTGGTGGATCTGAGCGAAGGAGACTTGACCTGTGCAGTTCTTCAACATAAACTACATCCTAAGCTGAAAGATCCAGGTAGTTTTGCCATCCCTTGCATCATTGGTGGATTTGTAGTTGGGGGTGCTCTATGTGATCTGGGTGCCAGTGTTAGTCTTATGCCATATTCTTTATGTAAGAGGCTCAACCTGGGCACACCAAAACCCACCTCCATGACCCTACAGATGGCGGATCGCTCCATTAAGCGTCCGGTGGGAGTTCTTGAGGATGTCCCGGTCATGATTGATCAATACTTTATACCGGGAGATTTCGTTGTTCTGGATATAGAGGAGGATGCCAAGGTTCCTATTATACTTGGTAGACCTTTCTTGGCTACTGCTGGTGCACTTATTGATGTGAGGAGAGGAAAACTAGTGATGGAGGTGGCTGAGAACAAGATCGAGTTtgacatattcaaaatggcgAAGCACCAGCCCTCGTATGTTGATGAGTGTTACTTGATAGAAGGGCTGGGTGAGTGCACTGATGAAAGTAGAAAGATTGAGTTAGGGGATTAG
- the LOC116006712 gene encoding U-box domain-containing protein 2-like, which yields MVVLNSLAGIEIGRNAIVEEGGIAALVEAIEDSSDKGEEFSVLTLLQLCIHSVRNRGMLVREGGIPPLVALSQNGTAKAKHKAETLLGYLREPRQEASTSTP from the exons ATGGTGGTGTTGAACAGCCTGGCTGGGATCGAAATTGGCAGAAACGCCATCGTGGAGGAAGGAGGAATCGCAGCCCTGGTGGAGGCTATTGAGGATAGTTCCGATAAGGGGGAGGAATTTTCGGTGCTCACGCTTCTGCAATTATGTATTCATAGTGTTAGGAACCGGGGAATGCTCGTGAGAGAAGGTGGAATTCCTCCTCTTGTTGCCTTGTCTCAGAATGGAACTGCTAAAGCTAAGCACAAG GCTGAAACACTTCTTGGGTACTTGAGAGAACCGAGGCAAGAAGCTTCTACGTCAACTCCTTAG
- the LOC116006713 gene encoding inositol transporter 4-like — MERGPEKAGADKTKFTECWETSRKTPYIMRLAMSAGIGGLLFGYDTGVISGALLYIKEDFKAVQDKTWLQETIVSMAVGGAIVGAALGGWMSDKYGRKRSILIADVVFFFGAIVMAAAQLPWMIILGRILVGLGIGTVSNTSPLYISEASPARIRGALVSINGLFITVGQVLSSLINLAFTRTPGTWRWMLGTVGVPSLVQFVLMLSLPESPRWLYRQNKVEEARAILEKIYPAKNEVEEEMSGLKSSLEEEKSEESAIGDDLISKVKNAWRNTVVRRGLYAGITVQVAQNLVGIRMYYIPSILQLVGFASNTTALALSLVTSGLNAVGTIISMLLVDRYGRRRLMIISMFGIISCLTLLSGLLYLASQHSPPVSLSQSQQFGLNSTCSNFLFTPGSNNQPSSWSCYSCVHQHATSQHCAFCSNKAGKYNPGACLSVTDEVKHSCQSEGRSWYIEGCPSKYGIFAVLLLGLFIISYAPGMGTLPWVVNSEIYPLRYRGIGGGIAAVANWVSNLVVSLTFLTLIEAIGTSGTFLLFAGCSLIGLVAIFFLVPETKGLQFEEVEKMLEKGYKPSLFCYNRNTKQQSAVQGG; from the exons ATGGAGAGAGGTCCTGAAAAAGCTGGTGCGGATAAAACAAAATTCACAGAATGCTGGGAGACATCTCGTAAAACACCTTACATCATGCGCCTTGCCATGTCTGCTGGCATTGGAGGCCTTCTCTTTGGATATGACACTG GCGTTATTTCTGGAGCTCTGTTGTATATCAAGGAAGACTTTAAAGCTGTCCAGGACAAAACATGGCTTCAG GAAACAATTGTGAGCATGGCCGTGGGCGGTGCGATTGTAGGAGCTGCATTGGGGGGTTGGATGAGCGATAAGTATGGAAGAAAAAGGTCGATTCTTATAGCTGATGTTGTGTTCTTTTTTGGTGCAATTGTGATGGCTGCTGCCCAACTTCCTTGGATGATAATCCTGGGAAGAATCTTGGTGGGTTTAGGAATTGGAACGGTGTCCAACACTTCCCCCCTTTATATCTCAGAGGCTTCACCTGCTAGAATCAGAGGTGCTCTTGTTAGCATTAATGGCTTGTTCATTACTGTGGGGCAGGTCCTCTCTTCTCTCATTAACTTAGCATTCACCAGG ACGCCGGGCACCTGGCGTTGGATGCTTGGGACAGTTGGAGTGCCCTCTTTAGTTCAATTCGTATTGATGCTCTCCCTTCCTGAGTCTCCCAGATGGTTATATAGGCAG AATAAGGTGGAAGAAGCTAGGGCGATTCTGGAAAAGATCTATCCGGCAAAAaatgaagttgaagaagaaaTGAGTGGGTTGAAGTCATCATTGGAGGAAGAGAAGTCTGAAGAAAGTGCAATTGGGGATGACCTGATTTCAAAAGTTAAGAATGCATGGAGGAACACAGTTGTCCGCAGGGGTCTGTATGCAGGCATTACTGTCCAAGTTGCACAGAATTTGGTGGGAATCAGAATGTATTACATTCCCTCCATTCTGCAACTGGTTGGATTTGCTTCAAACACCACAGCTCTAGCATTGTCTCTCGTAACCTCAGGCCTCAATGCTGTGGGAACAATCATCAGTATGCTGCTTGTAGACAGGTATGGGAGGAGGAGGCTGATGATAATCTCCATGTTCGGGATCATAAGCTGTTTGACTCTCTTATCTGGCCTCCTTTATCTCGCCTCTCAACATTCCCCGCCAGTTAGCCTCTCCCAATCCCAACAATTTGGCCTCAATTCAACCTGCTCCAATTTCTTATTCACACCCGGATCAAATAATCAACCATCATCCTGGAGCTGCTACTCGTGTGTGCATCAGCATGCCACCTCTCAACACTGTGCCTTCTGCTCTAACAAAGCCGGCAAA TATAATCCAGGAGCCTGTTTATCTGTGACGGATGAAGTGAAACACTCGTGCCAGTCAGAAGGGCGTTCATGGTACATAGAAGGCTGCCCCAGCAAATATGGGATCTTTGCAGTCTTGCTCCTCGGATTGTTCATCATATCCTACGCTCCTGGGATGGGGACACTGCCATGGGTCGTGAATTCGGAGATTTACCCTTTGAGATACCGCGGTATTGGAGGAGGAATAGCCGCAGTAGCTAACTGGGTTTCAAATCTCGTCGTCTCACTCACTTTCTTGACTCTCATAGAGGCTATTGGCACTTCAGGGACATTCCTCTTGTTTGCAGGCTGTTCACTCATTGGACTTGTGGCCATCTTCTTCCTCGTACCTGAAACCAAAGGACTGCAATTTGAGGAGGTCGAAAAGATGCTGGAAAAAGGATACAAACCCAGCTTGTTTTGCTACAACAGAAACACCAAACAGCAGTCAGCCGTCCAAGGTGGTTAA